The following coding sequences lie in one Capsicum annuum cultivar UCD-10X-F1 chromosome 5, UCD10Xv1.1, whole genome shotgun sequence genomic window:
- the LOC124898418 gene encoding uncharacterized protein LOC124898418, which translates to MIHAQQIEEDKSKDMERSNKRFRIGSYSFSEAGSQGGNRSHHRRKTSVPTPSSASVPTLNLKDMSHDGSPDSKAHISVISECTYLLCGESGKNHLVACKADNQVCFGCGKPGDKVQECRVFAKKGRDPCQKGITLSTTSGQRQNRLYSLRTRHDPEGFPNIDLGML; encoded by the coding sequence atgattcatgcccagcagatagaggaAGATAAATCTAAGGATAtggagagatctaataagagattcagaaTAGGTAGTTACAGTTTTTCTGAGgctgggtcacagggtggtaatcgttctcaccatCGTCGGAAGACTTCAGtcccaactccatcttcagctagtgtgcccaCACTAAATCTCAAAGATATGAGTCATGATGGCTCTCCAGACTCCAAAGCCCATATTAGTGTTATAAGTGAGTGTACTTATCTGCTTTGTGGAGAAAGTGGCAAGAACCATCTAGTTGCGTGCAAAGCTGATAAtcaggtatgttttggatgtggtaagccaggtgACAAAGTGCAGGAGTGTAGAGTGTTTGCTAAGAAAGGTAGAGATCCATGCCAGAAGGGCATCACTcttagtaccactagtggtcagcgtcagaaccgACTCTATTCTCTTCGGACTCGCCATGATCCAGAAGGTTTCCCTAACatagatttgggtatgttatga